Within the Equus przewalskii isolate Varuska chromosome 1, EquPr2, whole genome shotgun sequence genome, the region CCACCTCCCCGTGCCGTTTGGGGCTAAGCAAATTACCACCATGTCTTCTCTGCTGGAATACAGTGATCCTGTGTTCAGACAGATAGATGAGGCTTTCCATGGGACCATAACTATTTTCAGATGTGAACCAGTAACCAGATCTAGTGAATCAATTCTGTTGATAAAAGTCTCCTTTTATTGCAAGGTTCAACTTATTAAAAATTAGCCAGAATCCCTAGGCTTGCAAAAGCTACAACCAAATGGAATGCTGTGTTCGTTGGTGTAGGCTATGTCTGCTTTCCTTATTAGTGTATGCTGGACAAAGAACCATGAGTTATTAGTAAGTTGTCTTTGGGGCATCCTATTTTCCCAGCTTGGCTGCAGGAACCGTGAGAAGATGTTTTTAGCATAAAGTGAATCTATTTCTTAAACACTCGCAACCTACCTGTTGAGCATCACAGAAAGTGATGAGGAAATCAATTTCCTGATcctaaatattcataaaatgcaGTCTTGGGCAGCAGCCCCTTCAACCTTTTACTCTTCAAAGGTCTGATGGGGAAGCCGTTTTCACAAGATCTTGAAGACGCCTGTATCTAACGgcatgaaaattacaaaaaaaaacagacaaggtAAAATGCCATTATGCCTCTCGTCTTCGTGGGGTCATATGTGACTAGTTTTCACATTAGGAGGCAATTGACAAGAGTTCCGTAATTCACTCTGAGTGTGTTATGATAAAGACTTCATCTGGGGttatttcaatgatttttctaTGCCTTGAAGCAGAAAGACAAAACGTCCCAAGCATCTTGGTTTGCCTTCCAGAAAACAAGACTGCATTTAGCCCTCCCCATGTTCCCCGCAGTATCTAGGCAACATAGTATTCACGACTGTGGATAAACTAAGTAAATCCATatcacaaaacacacacaaaagggaACCCAGCTCTAATACATTCCAATTCTTATAGCATGCATCTGTTTATTATACAATTATTAATGTCTTAAAAATGTAAAGCcatgttataaaatattactgCTGATGAGTACATACAGAATTACTGTAATTGATATTATATAATTGTATTAAGGCCAAAACATATACTATTGAAAAGTTTACAGAATTTTTATGGTGCATTATGTGGGTATTGTCTTTATAGCTGCCCAAATCCTTAGATCTGGCATTTGTGCCCCTTCTCCTATTGTGGGGAGAGGATGTGAACtgactttgtgtgtgtctgtccttaGTTACAATTCCTGTGCTTCTATTTCAGAGAACCAGGAATCGTTTGATATTAAAGGAAGTTAATGCTGTGATCTTACACCATGTCATCAATGGCCACTTAGGGGCTGTGGCTGATGACACATTCTTATCTCTACAGTACTAATTGCTTTTTTAGAGCCATGCAATTTATTTCTGGATAAGAACATATTTAAACCTAATATCCCCTCATAATACACAGATATTATTAAAGGAACAATACTTCCAAGATGCAGTATTTAGCAGCTGAAGCATACTTAGCAATAACTTCCATTATAATATAACTTAGGAAAGGAACCAATAGCCaggttttggggggagggagttATTCCTCCCCCTTTTTATATCCTCATAGATGacggaaacaaaaataaatacttatatttCAATGGCAgtctatttttaatatgtttttaaattttataggcATGAATAATAGAGTTGATTTGCGTTTATAAGGCCTTCACTGAGCAAGTCAAGGTGCTCAGACACAAAGTAGGCCCTGAGGCTAGtcacttttcttccttcattgTCTTATCGTTGTAGGTTATCTGATTCCACTTTACTGGGAAGTATATGGCTAGTGTTCCAGGCATTCTATTTAAAAGTCCATTTCATGAAATTTTTTGTAACAGTTTGTTTTCCTGACACATGGAATCAGATGTGTAGCAACCAAGAGAAACAATGCATAACATTTTCCATTGTCAAAATATGTACACAGGGGTTACACTTCCAGCTTACACATGTGGGATGACATCACGGAAACCACAAAAGCAACAAATTAAACTACATGAGAATAAATACTCCTGACTAGTCTCAGAGGGGACATTTTTATGCCTTCTTAACTTTATTAGGAATTCTCAGGCTGAAACCATAAGGCCATTGTTCTCTGGCAAATCAATACAATACATCAATATATCCcctaaaagaaaaacagcaaaaacgCTGAGATCTGTGTCAGACTGTTCTTGGGAGCCTGTGCTCTCCCATGGTGCTAAAGAGAGCCTGATGCTGGGCCAGCTAGAGTGCCCGAGCATCTTCCTGCCATCTCCCAACTGATGTTTACTAAGCACTCTGAGCCAATGAGACCCTGACAAGTGAAAGGGCGCAATGCCTGGGCAGCTGGGCTGGATCTTTCTCCTGCGACTTGACCCTTCTGCAGTCTTTCCTTGTGAGGCTTATTTCGTTTAAAACTTGTGCTATGGAGGGCTCCCCTAGGAGTTCTGGGCGGAGGAAGACCAGGGCAGACTTGCTCAGAAGATCTTCCCTCATTGCTACCAAAATGACTGCAGCCAAACACAAGTGACCCAGGTGAACATTACACCAACCCGCCCAGACATCTCCCAATGCCAGTGGTGACCCCCAGGTTGACTCTCAGGCTGTGGATTTCACACCCTATGGCTGGCTGGTGGAGAATGTTGCGGCTAccatcctttctcctccccagcaCCACAGAGGCCAGTCCTAGGCTGCCACACTTACTCCCCTAGACTCATGAGCAGGCCCATAAACACATCTGGACACAGATACATCCGTTTGCCTCTCCTGGTCACCCAGACACAAGTCCCTTTTCCAGGCCAAACCCAGGGCTGATGCCTCTCCAATCGCTGCCAAATCTCTGCGTTCATGGCCACTTCATATCAGCCAAAGCGGTGACTGCTGCAGCGTGTGGCTGCCCCTGCAAGTCCACCCTCTGGACACCCAAAGTCCAACCTTCTCCAGGGCTGCAGTACGGAGCAACCCCACCATCTACCCCACTGGCCGTGAATCCAGCAGAGTCCCTCCCACAGACATATCACGCCCCCAATGAGCCCCCACCTAGACTTATTCTAATTGGAAGAAGGAGTTAGCCATCGAAAGTCAGTTTATCTATGATTGCAAAATTCTCTTGACTCACTCTGCAGTTCCTATTGACATCCACTTCTTTTAAACCTATTTGAAAACTCTGATAGTGATACAAGTAACACACTAAGAAAGGTTCGTGAGCCCCTGGCTGAGAACCGTTTCTGTGCAGTGAGGATGCTTCCAGAAGCCATTTACCTACACATGTATGAACTGCCTCCCCGCTTTCTGTAAAGAAACCCCCCTCTTTACTCTTGGGGCAGGAGTGGCAGCTTATAATCCAGCCCGTCAGAGCCTGTTTCATGAGAAAAAACTAAGAGAAGAAACTCtgcatataaaattattataatattcaaTAATGGAGAGTGACAGCCAGAAGACTTAACACGATTAAAGGAATTCTCAGTGTCATTCGGCGCTTCCAGATCGCGTGCTCTGTCACTCACATTTCCCACATCAGCTTCAAAAAGCATGTCCTAGGTTCTTCCTGTGATTCTCCCTCCATAAAATAATCTAGTCCTCAATTGAGTGTGTTTTAAATCCAGAAAAAAGAATACCACGTGATCATTTTAGTTTTACAAAGAAGTGGAATGACGTCTATGTTCATGGCCTATAAGCAGGTACTTAAGTAGGGcggtaatagaaaaaaaaatacatcaaattagaaagacaaaaaattccTCCAAGAGTCCAAAGCAGGACAAGTAGTGGCAGAGCTAGCTGTCCTCTTGTGCCTTCTACCAGCTCAAATTGGGAGGTTGCAGGGAAAGCCCATTGTCTGAATGTGTGTGGCAACTGTTAAGTGTAACTCCATAAAACCAGGCTCCAGGCTATTCAGCACAGTACAAAGTTACAGCTACTAAACCAGCACATTAATTTCATAGTGCTTCATCCATTTATAATGCTTTGGTTTGCTAAttattttcacatacatttttatgTTACAGTCTGTTAACATTTGTACACATTTCTCATATTGGGGTTCTCCAGATAACACAACCTGCTATTTCCATAGAAAAAGTCATTGTTAAGAATATTATATCCAATAAATGGTATACAGGTAAATATAAAGACATGTCTCATTCATTACTGAGAATGTTACATCTTTCTACAGGAGGATCCCCCCTCCATTTTTGTACCTATATCCTCATCCACTTATAGATGCGTAAGGACATTTTGGAACAGTACATAAGAAACTAAGAGGAACAGTGAGTGAGCTTGGGGGTCAGGGGATGCATGCTGCAATTCATACGGACCAGTCAGGGACCAGAGGGAAGAAGATGCCTTTGCACACATACACTGGGGTGGCGGCGGGGGAGAGAAACCTGAGACTTTTTTTGAACAGTGTGAATGCATAACCTATCGAAACAATTTTTTTAGCTTACTTTATGTACAGAAGATATAAATtcaaaaagcaagcaagcaagggTATAAACGTTTACATCAGACTTACCTGGAATAAAAATCTGAGTGTAATGGAAAtctatttacacattttttttaaaatagcatccaACTTCATAAAGAACTAtagagaatacaaagaaaaataaacaaaatggtaaCAAGGGGTCTTTACTCTTACCCCCACCCACCCATGACAAAGTAGGCAAAAAAATAAGTACATAGAAGACCCCAAACATAGTTAATAATGTAGATAAAATTGATATATCAGATGAGATACTTCAAACATAATATACCTCCTTTCCAAGtgcctccagaaaaaaaaaattatacatatgtaaTTTTGTATATTAAGCCACAAAGTAAAACTCAAATTCTAAATGGTAAAAGTTCTCAAGATTATAAGGCACCGAGTAGAAAGACAATTCCATGGTCTAGAAATGTAATGATTCTTGAGTCAGAGATGAGTTGCAAATTATCTAGCAAATAGCAAATGAAACCATTTGTACCAGCACACTCTATGACTGTTTCTCAGACACCTTGAATTACAAGAACTCACCTGTGATGTTGATTAAAACCCATTGCTCGTGTCCTTTCCCTTGAGATTCCAATTCAGAGAGTCTGAGATGGGGCCTAGAAATTTGTGTTTAGAAAGTATCCCCAATTAAATCTTTTCATCAGAAAAGTTTAGGAAACCTTCTATGGGAATACAACACACACAATGCTGATGGGAAATTCATAgccataaatttatatattaataaacaaaaatgataaaaatgaatttaatatccaacataaaaatttacaaaaggaacaaaaaaataaatctagggaaaagtagaaaggaatgaatttgtagaaataaaaagtataaactaattggaaaaaataaaatgaataaaaccatGGGTTgcttctttgggaaaattaaaacaagagaCCATCATCTAAtctcattaaggaaaaaaagataaaaagcagatACACATAGCACATGTGTATATAGAGTCAAGCAGTCTACTGTACCCAGTGAGATTATCCCAGGattacaaggatggttcaatatataaaaatctaataATCCAAGGCACCACAATGATAGATTGTAGGGAAATATGCCATATCATGATTACCAGAGATGCTAAaaagacatttgataaaattcaatatctgttcctgggtttttaaaaatctgaataaaataagacTGGAAACTATAGGACTTGAGAGTTGCTCGTGCCATTTCTAGAAaatcaaattcacaaatatatgatAGGACCTTATAAGCAGTCGTTCAAACCACTCTTAAACTTCAGTGACTTACAACCGGCAAGGATTATTTCTTACTCACACATCACATCCAATCTGGGTGAGCTTTGGTTCCTCTTGGGGACCTGGACTGATGGAACAGCCGCCATGTGAGTCACAGCCGGTCTtggggcagaagagagagagattggaattcttaaaacttctgctcagAGGGGAGAAGCcatttccactcacatttcaCTGTCCAAAGTCAGCCCCATTTTCTGGCCAAGCCTGAGGCCCACAGGAAGGGATGTGCCCTCTTCCCACACAGGGGTTGGTGAATATGGTCTACAACAGACCACGAAATGAAATTGAGGGCAATGTCAACACTGATCATGGGGAGAAAAGGGCTTTGGAAAGTTGTGACTATGCTctaatttttagagaagtttaaAAGATTAATCTAGCAAACTTAAAGGGATATGCATTTGTACAAAAGGTAAAACACTAAAGAGACATCTAATGAGAGGACTATATATGACCTACAAATCCAGTTCCTAAGGTGGATATGCTATAAACTCGATGGAAAGAAGCTGAGAATTGTCaacatcaataaaaatgattgtGTGCTTTTTCTCTATGCCCTTCCCCCCAAAGATCTGGTGCTTTAATTACCTTTTAATTGGTGTTTCTTTACAGAGAAAATGTCACTTTCATGCAGACCTTTGGAGCTGGTCTTCTCATGGGGCCAAGTTAACCAGCTTgtctccagagagagaaaatgcatgtGGTCTGCTCGCTCCCTTTGCTGATTTGTGAGTGTGTCTGCTAGTTAAACCGCCCCCACGTTTGTTTCTAAGCTCCCAACCAGCAGACTAGCTGCGGTTAATTCCTACTTGTCTCCAAACTGCGTGATCAGCATCAAAAACCTTTCTGCTCCGAAGGCTAAATTTAATATCCTACTCTTTGGCAAAGCCGTCAACATGCCAGCGGGCCGGGTCTTTCATTGTCAGGGCATAAGTACATGCAAACACATTCTCAGACAGGTCTGTTCTGAAAAGACTGACCCTCCAGCAGACACCTCTAATAGAGCAGGATCGGAGTCTTGAAATATGTGTGTTGCGCTTTGATGTGAGGCCAACAGCTGAGGAGAAAACTTTTCACGTGGCCTCCTGGGCTTTCAGGAGGAGCGTCACACCAGCCTGACAACACAGCCTGGAAGGCCTTAAGTCGGGAGGGAGGACATAATTGGAAACACATGAGGGAAAGAATTTCCACAAGGGTCTGGAGTGGCTCAGAGGACAGCTTGGGGGGCAGGAGCGGGAAGTGGGAGACCCATGTATGTTTGCGCAGCTCCagtacataaatattttgtttcacgTCTAACTCCAAAAGGCACAAGTGCAAGAAAACATCCCCATCCTGCAGACGCCCAGTGATGACACCACAGTCGACGTGCTTAGGTAAAAAGATGTATTTCCAAGTGGGACGAGTTGTACATTACAAAAGTCACCGTGAATCTTCAACTAcataaataatcaaatatataaCCCTCCAAGATGCGGAGTTTCCTCCCTCTGGTTCAACAGTCACCTTCTGCTTTGTCTCACTTGGCTTGGCGGTGAGTGGTGCCCAGGTGTGCGGAGAGACGACTTCCTtggcatttgcttttttttcctttcttctaataaGCAGACCACATtctagataaacaaaaacagctgAATGTGATCCAAGgttttggttgtattttttttttaattttaaaattactacaaAATCAGCCTTGAGAGGTAGAAAGAACATCCAGACCTGTCTGTCAAAAACTCTGGCCATTTCTAGGACACCTTTGccaaactgaaagagaaaacaaccaAAATTGTATCATATATATGTTCTTTCTCTCCAGGGCAGAACTTTAGATAAAGGTGGAGTTATTTACCTCATTTTTTACACTTGCGTCTGCCCCTTTGTCAAGAAGTAACTGGACTAACTCTTCGTGATTATTTAACACGGccacctaaaaaacaaaaatcagtaggGGTGTGAGTGAGCTCACCCCTCCCCgcagggggcagaggcaggcGCAAGGTGGGCCCAGTACAGACAGGTCCAGTCAGTCCTTCAGCAGCATCCTCAGGAAGGCAGAGCCAGCCAGCTACTGGGGCTTTGCATGACAGGCCTGTATCCTCTCGCTCTACAGCAATGACAACTGCAAAGAGAATGGAAATGGAAGCTGCCTTTCTGCACATTAAAATGACATGAGAACTGCTAGGCCAGACCAGGACAGAAAGTAGCACATTCTTTGTTTTAACAGATCTGTAATCCTTAAAGGACTAGTTGTAAAAAGACGACAAAAGCATCACAGTGACATTGCCATGCCTTTATTAACAGGCCGACAGGGAATATCTGAGGCAACCGAAACCCGGGGCTCATACACAGCTCAACTCACAAGAATTGCATAAGCATCGAAGCAGCCCTGACCTTAATTCCACACATAAAGCCAGGCTGTTTACCATTAGAGGGGTCTTTCCATCTTTATCTCTCACATTCACGTCTGCTCCGGCGTCAATTAGCAGAGAGGCAACCCCCTGGTTTCCTGAGACTGCGGAGACTCGCATGAGTGGGGTCCACCCTGAGCCAGTGTCCACAGCATCCACCTGTTATGTCAAAGGAAGAGCTGCTCTTAGTCCAGTTCCTTTTCCTTGAAAGCATTCATCAGAAACTTACAGAGGAATGTTTACTGGCCCAAATTCCCCTGGTTCAGATAGCAGTCTTTCTAGACTTGGTAAGAGTTGAGTGGACTGTGCTAATTCAATTCACATTTATATGCGGTGAGAATCTAGGATCACCTGACGGGGTGCTTAGAGGCCCCAGGACTCCCCATTGGCATCTTCATCTACATTttgtttaaatggaaaaaaaagggggATAGAAAAATGAATTGAACAGAATCACCTTACTCCTGGCTCCATGTGAACTCCCTACCTTATTTTCTCTTAACTAACTTTCCTAACctatttttgtaataaagtttattttgcttacttttaaatatctttgtaaGCAGCTTcaaatcctttctggaaaaaGGCAGTAAATATTACACACACTCTTTACTTATcaatatgtattaattttaaacGAGACATATAGGTAAATACAAAGCAACCAGATCTATTACACCAATTCCAATCTGAAAAGTTAGCCAGCCTAATGCCTTCTCCAAAACATAGTCTGCCTAGGAATAAAATGGTTATTACCCAATAACCCAACAATGGAGATCTCtcaatttactgttttaaaagatatattttagaataGGAAAATGTAAATGTTGCCACCTCGAATTGCAATGAAGACCTCATCAGTCCACGAAGAGTGTTACTGCAGTAAATATACACACGTGTGCACAGACggtcacacacacaaacacacacacacaaatctaatTGTGTTACAGAAATTACTCAAAGATGTCTGTAGCTTTAGTAAAACATCAGAATGTAATAACAAACAAGGAACTGCCAGTAGGTCCTTGAGATATTTCAGGTAATTTGCATGTATGAGATTATCTGCTGCAACATTGTTAGGATTTGCAGTTTTTCCTCATgcaaagaacaaagaatattCGGGCAGCAAGTTCCACCATGTTCAAATAATAACACATCATCACCTTTTATTACATGGTGCTTTATACAGTTTCAATGCTCTTTCACGCACATTTTCTCCTTTGGTCCTAAGGGTTAAGCAGGGGTAGGTATTTTTATTCCTGGTTTACAAGTGATTAAACCAAATCTCAGAGAAGTCAAATGCCTTTCCTGAGGTCACATGGTTCATTAAATGTAGAAATGGTTTCCCGCAAGTCAATCAGTCACTCTTGGTATAAAAATTAAATTCGAGAAGAGCATGGCCGCAatgccccaccccccaaatcGCTCCCAGTCTTCCAAAGCGTCAGGTGAACCATCTGCCCAGAACCTGGAAGGACTCATGTTGACACTGTCTATCTGCCACCAGCCAGCCACACAGAAACCTTTAGTGGACACATTCATGTAGCTTCGGTGCTACagaaaaaagatggaatttaCCCCcaaataagtgagatcatatcTGAAACCCAGAGAACCTAAGTTTCCAAAATTACAGCATTAAATGTCCGTGGCAGAGACCTGCCCTTCTTTCAGCAAAGGTCGACCTTCATTTTCAACTATAGACTTGTACCGAGTCCAAAGCATGAGCGGATTCATCGTAAACCAAACGAGGGGAATGTGGTTTCACTACCACACACGGCAGGTGTGTCCCAGCCCTGCACCAGGCCCACATGCTAATCCTAAAACAAGGAAAACGAGAAATGTAATAAAAAGGGATTATCTTAATGACCGCGGGTTTTCCTTCAAGGGGCCCTTCTCTCAGCTCTCAGAAAGCGGTGGCAGAAACCACTGAGATCCCATGACATAAGCCTTGCTTTCCTTCAGTCACACTTCAGAGACAAACTAGAACAAATCCACTAACATGACTTCTCTCAATTGGAGTTTATTTTCCAGTGTGATCAATTTAATTTCTCAATACTCTACACCATCTGACAATCACAATTAGAACAGcattttttcatgattatttcCATGCCTTgaaatctttcacttttttcaaGTCTTGAACTAAAGGTTTCAAAGTTATCAGCAGTTACCATAATTGAGCTAATTCTATTTACCCATCTTCAACTCTCTACAGAAATCCAAACAACTCCAGTTCTATTTGCTAAGTTAAATTTGTACTTTCTGATAACGTGAAACCAAAAGCAGACCAACATGCCTGCTTTGAGGTAAAGACACTAAGAGCTGAAATGCTCTATTCATGATATAGTTTGCTGTTTGGAAATTTTTGTACCCCAGAATTAAAAAAATCGAATTCTAAAAGCAACAAGAAGCACTGTAAGAGTTCTTAACATCTTTGTGTCTCCAGCACCTAAGACAGTATCTGgtatagatgctcaataaagttCTGTTGACAGATTGAATGAAGAGATACatgagtaaatgaacaaaagaaacaaagtagaagaagtgtcagggctggctctggattcagcatggtttcttttttcccatatGAAATGAAACTTGATGACAATCTGAAGCCACACTATCATATCAATTCTATAAAGATCTTTTTTTCCAAGCTTCAGGAACCTTCTTGCTGAGAAGTCAGAGAACTCTCTCCAATATTTCTAAGTTCAACCAATCAAAGGCATTCAGATAAGGCTCTGCTTCTCCTAAACCCTGTGGAACAGCATTTCAGGTTCTTAACAATGCGTGTGTAGTTATTAAGGAAGATCCCGTACCTCACAGCCGTCCTTTAGCATCCACTCAATCACATTGCAGTGGCCTCCATCTGCAGCCCAGTGCAGAGCCGTACAGCCTCCGAGGTCTCTCGTTTCCCAAGAAGCACCATGTCTTCGGAGATATTTCACAATCTCTAGGTGTCCCGCATAGCATGCAAGCATTAGACTGCAACAAATGGAAGAAGAACCACTGGCTATAAATGTAGTCACCAAACTCAGGTCCACGTTTTACCCTACCTGACTTAAAACAAGAAATGCTCATTTGAGTGGAAAAGCTATGGAAATTATTCATGTAAAATGTTATgtattcatcaactgatgaatggatacacaaaatgtggcatatccataccatggaatattattcagccataagaaggaaatgaattactacaacatgaatgaactttaaaacattatgctaaataaaagaaaccagaaacaaaaggccacatactgtatgattccattcatatgaaatgtacagaacaggcaaatccagagagacagaactaGCAGATTACAGTGGCGAGGCGCTGAGCAGAAGAAATAGTGAATGACTGCTAACGAGTACAGGCCTTCTTTCTGggctgatgaaaatattctggaattagatagtagtggAGGTTGCATaattttgttaatatattttaaaatgctgactTGTATAtattaaaagagtgaattttatggtatgtaaattatatctcaattaaaaaaatgaagaatcacAATAATTAAGATATTGGATTTAAAAAACAGCCGTGAGTCCATAATGATAttcaaaaaaaagagggggaaaaatacTCATTTGACAGTATTAGTGATAACTATTAAGCCAGTTCCATACTCTAAACAatgatatttaaggaaaataataaattatttactcTGCCTTTATAGGATGTAATGTAGTCCAGTtgataagctttttttttttttaaagaaggctgccagctaataaatatagaaagaatcATGGAGTtagaaaatcacttttttttgcAACTCCCAATTAAATAACTGACTCAGGCAAGGATCGTCCGTGGATGCTGAAATCATTGGATCAAAGGTTAATGGCGAACAGGACGCTCACACAGTGCTGAGTTATCACCCCATAGACTATTTGCTAATTGCAATGGGAAACTCTGTCTTTACAAAGTGGAGAGGCAACAGCCACACCCTAACCACAGGATCAAACCCAGAATCACCAACTTTGGGGCAGCCTGCGTCACAAGCCTGCTGACAGATGTGACCTCAAGTCACAACACCGCTCTGAAGTCTCCTTGATAAAAATGTTAGTCTGAATCTAATCAAAGCTTTAAACCTAACTTTATTGGAAATGATGAATGAACAAGTTCAATTCCTCCTTCACAAGTAGGAGAAAATCAGGCAAATCAGGAACATGGAACATTCTATACAATAATTGGACTGGTCTCCTCAGAACGTCATTggatgagaaaatattaaaaaaaaaaaaaagaaggatagaGGCCCTGTCTTGAAtaaagagactaaagagagaGAACAACGAAATGCAACGTGTGAGCTTGCTTGGATCACGGCCTCGCCCCACGTCCCCAAAGATGACTATGGAAGACCTTCGGGGGGACGAGTGGGGAGACTTGCACCGGTGGTTGGGGCATCGATGACATTAGGAAATTACTGTGACAGGTCTTAGTGTGATGATGCCAGGTTGATGTCCTTGTTTGTAGGACATACACACTGAAGTACTGTGGGGTTACGGTGCCTCCGACTTACTTTGAAATAGgtgagccaaaaaaaaaaaatgctaataaaaacgTAGACAGAGAAGCAAATGTGACAAATGTGGTGAAAACTGCCAGCCGCAGGTGTGAGTACACAGACATTTATTGGACTGTCCTCTCAACTTTCCTACATGTCTGAAACCTTCCAAATAAAgatattatctttcattttcttagttaATATTACTTCATGTATATCCTTATTTACTCACTCTGACAACAGTATTCCTATAACTAAATATTGCACCACATGAATATATCCTAACTTGAATCATTCCACCATtgttggacatttaagttgttcaaaattttcacaattttaaataaggCTACAGCAAACATCCTTACTATGTAAAGTCTTATTCGCATTTCTGATTCTTTCCTGAGGATTCAATTCCTAAAAATGGGATCACTGTGTCAATGGATCTGGATATTTAAGGCTTGCTTTTGATGCATATTGCCACATTGCCTTCCAGAAAGGTTACATCAGTGTACACTTCTATCCTGTATCTGCAAGTTCCACTTTACTGCACCTACCACCACTGTTCACACTTCTACCTGGGAgccaagcacagagcctggcatgtgggagtcatttgat harbors:
- the FANK1 gene encoding fibronectin type 3 and ankyrin repeat domains protein 1 isoform X8, producing MHTYGIIYTGYATKHVVEGLEPRTLYRFRLKVTSPSGEYEYSPVVSVSTTREPISSEHFHRAVNVNDEDLLVQILQGGNVKVDVPNKFGFTALMVAAQKGFTRLVKILVSNGTDVNLKNGSGKDSLMLACYAGHLEIVKYLRRHGASWETRDLGGCTALHWAADGGHCNVIEWMLKDGCEVDAVDTGSGWTPLMRVSAVSGNQGVASLLIDAGADVNVRDKDGKTPLMVAVLNNHEELVQLLLDKGADASVKNEFGKGVLEMARVFDRQNVVCLLEERKKKQMPRKSSLRTPGHHSPPSQVRQSRRPAVTHMAAVPSVQVPKRNQSSPRLDVM
- the FANK1 gene encoding fibronectin type 3 and ankyrin repeat domains protein 1 isoform X6, whose translation is MEPQTITPSSRPHPPVVGKVTHHSIELYWDLEKKAKRQGPQEQWCRFAIEEEDPKMHTYGIIYTGYATKHVVEGLEPRTLYRFRLKVTSPSGEYEYSPVVSVSTTREPISSEHFHRAVNVNDEDLLVQILQGGNVKVDVPNKFGFTALMVAAQKGFTRLVKILVSNGTDVNLKNGSGKDSLMLACYAGHLEIVKYLRRHGASWETRDLGGCTALHWAADGGHCNVIEWMLKDGCEVDAVDTGSGWTPLMRVSAVSGNQGVASLLIDAGADVNVRDKDGKTPLMVAVLNNHEELVQLLLDKGADASVKNEFGKGVLEMARVFDRQNVVCLLEERKKKQMPRKSSLRTPGHHSPPSQVRQSRRPAVTHMAAVPSVQVPKRNQSSPRLDVM